Sequence from the Penicillium oxalicum strain HP7-1 chromosome IV, whole genome shotgun sequence genome:
TTGTGTCTCGTGTCTCGAAGCACCTTTTCCACCCGCGAGCGAACCTGGCTACGACGGTGTACCTCGAGGATTAGGCTGTCGTAAGCATTCAAGAATCCTTCATAAAGTGAATGAAGATCAGAAAGCTCTGCCAGACCGGCTTTGATGCGATCGTGTTCTTCGTTCCACACACTGGTAAAGTTATGTGCTTGAGAGATGTATCGCGGAAGGCGTGTCGAGGCTAACGTGGAGAGATGCTGGTGAATTTCCAGTGTTGCACTGGAGATGGCTTCCAGCGCGCTGCGCTGACCGCTGATGCGTTCATGGATGGACTCCATCTCCGCGATGCGATCTTGGATTTCAACAACGACATCCTCCGCTTCGAGAGCATCCTTCATGAGCACATTCACCATTTCCAGATACTCCGCGTCAGTCATTGGATCTAAAGGTGCATTCAAGTTTGCGTTGATTTCTTCGCCAATGTGCGGCATGGCATCACCCGTAGCTTGTACTTGAGCTGGTATATCTTGAGTGATGGACCGAGCAGCCGCGCCGCCGCCTTCTGTATGTTTCACTGCGGTGACACAGAGATCAAAATGACGAACCAGTGCCTCGAGCAGACCGGCCATTTCCTGTGCATGAGCTTCAAGTGCTTGCAGCATACCGGGCATGCCTGACAGAGCGAGGACGCCCGAATCCGAcgttgatgaggaagacgaggaggcaGAAACTCGAGACGATGCCAGTCGCGTGGCTGATCGATAATGGCGAAGTGCCTGCTTGATTGATTGAAGTTCATCATCGAATTGTTGATTCGAGGTATCAAGCTCAACCCGTGCCTCGTTTGTCCTGTCGATTGACTGCTTCATGGCAGTGTGGAGCTCCTCCACACCGCGCTCATCAACAAAATCATGCAGCGTTTTCGACTCTTCGTTTGGCGGCCGAAAGGAAGCGTGGACGATCGTGCTTTTCAAGGTTTCCAGCGTATTCTTGAGCCGGAGATCGGCGGCATCAAGACTCTTGAGAGCATCGGCGAAGTCCTGTCGTCCTCGATGTGAGATAGTCTCTACTTCTGTCCGAACATCGTAGAGCAACCGGAGCTGATTGTTCAGTCCCCGGCGCAAGAAGCCGGTCCGGGAGGAAATGGTGACACTATCCTCCAGAGCAACTCGGGCCGTAGTGACAATCTCATTGGCACGCCAAACATGATTGATGGAGGAGAGTGACCGCTTGGCCGCCACCAAGTGCGAGATAAGGGTTTCCAGATGGGGCATGGCCTCTGGTTGCAGGCCAGTTTGACTGCGGCGGGTTTCCTCAGAGGCCATTGATGAGTGGGAAGATTCCATGGCAGGATGCGAAGTTGAGTCAGAGCCAACCGACTGT
This genomic interval carries:
- a CDS encoding Autophagy-related protein 17, producing the protein MESSHSSMASEETRRSQTGLQPEAMPHLETLISHLVAAKRSLSSINHVWRANEIVTTARVALEDSVTISSRTGFLRRGLNNQLRLLYDVRTEVETISHRGRQDFADALKSLDAADLRLKNTLETLKSTIVHASFRPPNEESKTLHDFVDERGVEELHTAMKQSIDRTNEARVELDTSNQQFDDELQSIKQALRHYRSATRLASSRVSASSSSSSTSDSGVLALSGMPGMLQALEAHAQEMAGLLEALVRHFDLCVTAVKHTEGGGAAARSITQDIPAQVQATGDAMPHIGEEINANLNAPLDPMTDAEYLEMVNVLMKDALEAEDVVVEIQDRIAEMESIHERISGQRSALEAISSATLEIHQHLSTLASTRLPRYISQAHNFTSVWNEEHDRIKAGLAELSDLHSLYEGFLNAYDSLILEVHRRSQVRSRVEKVLRDTRHKLNHLYEEDVAAREAFRVEQGDFLPSDIWPGIGHAPMQVQFLRLSGGQLEGVVGVAQDPESNDQGQNIAKSTGFGISEGEVIPDLPQDLVEQAYNHLKERTRAFE